One Streptomyces sp. SAI-135 DNA segment encodes these proteins:
- a CDS encoding fused response regulator/phosphatase, translating to MFSGTEAAELVATTAAGAETAWEHWEPSVLLVEDDPGDALLVEELVADGAVKMGLRWVRSMTEAAEVLATETFDCVLLDLHLPDAQGLEAVSLVQGLAERVAIVVLTGLAEEQTGLAAVAAGAQDYLVKGRVEPELFGRAVRYAIQRKQTEQAAVALQAGALQAQENARLERGLLPRPLLRAEGVQVVARYRPGRAQTLLGGDFYDIVQSADGTLHALIGDVSGHGPDEAALGVALRIAWRTLVLSGITGAQQMARLEELLMAERARDEVFATLVSLAAVPGEQQAHVVRAGHHGLLRRTGTDVDWVEVPGGPALGMVPGGATWPTAELPVPAGTSVVLFTDGLFEGHVSRGTERLGEEGLLALAREASALEPESFVDRLIEKAESLAEAQGGLADDVAVVHLNWN from the coding sequence GTGTTCTCGGGGACTGAGGCTGCCGAACTGGTGGCGACGACGGCAGCCGGTGCCGAGACGGCATGGGAGCACTGGGAGCCGTCGGTTCTCCTCGTGGAGGACGATCCCGGCGACGCGCTGCTCGTGGAGGAACTGGTCGCCGACGGCGCCGTGAAGATGGGGCTGCGATGGGTGCGGTCCATGACCGAGGCGGCCGAGGTGCTGGCGACCGAGACGTTCGACTGCGTGCTGCTCGACCTGCACCTGCCGGACGCCCAGGGACTCGAGGCCGTCTCCCTGGTCCAGGGGCTGGCCGAACGGGTCGCCATCGTGGTCCTCACGGGGCTCGCCGAGGAGCAGACCGGCCTCGCCGCGGTCGCGGCCGGCGCACAGGACTACCTGGTCAAGGGCAGGGTGGAGCCCGAGCTGTTCGGGCGGGCGGTGCGCTACGCGATCCAGCGCAAGCAGACCGAGCAGGCGGCGGTCGCCCTCCAGGCCGGCGCGCTCCAGGCACAGGAGAACGCCCGCCTGGAGCGCGGCCTGCTGCCCCGTCCGCTGCTGCGCGCCGAGGGCGTCCAGGTCGTGGCCCGCTACCGGCCCGGACGCGCGCAGACCCTGCTGGGCGGTGACTTCTACGACATCGTGCAGAGCGCCGACGGCACCCTCCACGCCCTCATCGGGGACGTCTCCGGGCACGGCCCGGACGAGGCGGCCCTGGGCGTCGCCCTGCGGATCGCCTGGCGCACCCTCGTCCTCAGCGGCATCACCGGCGCCCAGCAGATGGCCAGGCTCGAGGAGCTGCTGATGGCCGAACGGGCCCGCGACGAGGTCTTCGCGACCCTCGTGAGCCTGGCCGCCGTACCGGGAGAGCAACAGGCCCACGTGGTACGCGCCGGCCACCACGGCCTGCTCCGGCGCACCGGGACGGACGTGGACTGGGTGGAGGTGCCCGGCGGGCCGGCCCTGGGCATGGTCCCCGGCGGCGCGACGTGGCCGACCGCGGAACTTCCGGTTCCGGCGGGCACGTCGGTGGTGCTCTTCACCGACGGCCTCTTCGAGGGGCACGTGAGCCGGGGCACGGAACGCCTCGGCGAGGAAGGACTGCTGGCCCTGGCCCGGGAGGCGTCGGCACTGGAGCCGGAGTCCTTCGTGGACCGGCTGATCGAGAAGGCCGAGAGCCTCGCCGAGGCGCAGGGCGGCCTGGCCGACGACGTGGCCGTCGTCCATCTGAACTGGAACTGA
- a CDS encoding response regulator yields MTTPAANPIDVLLVEDDPGDELMTREAFEDNKIGNTLHVVRDGEEALDFLYRRGDHTEAPQPDLILLDLNLPKYDGRQVLEKIKSDPELAHIPVVVLTTSAAEEDILRSYKLHANAYVTKPVDLDQFIAAVRQIDDFFVQVVRLPRHF; encoded by the coding sequence ATGACCACCCCCGCCGCCAACCCCATAGACGTGCTCCTCGTCGAGGACGACCCCGGCGACGAGCTGATGACACGTGAGGCCTTCGAGGACAACAAGATCGGCAACACGCTCCACGTGGTCCGGGACGGCGAGGAGGCACTGGACTTCCTCTACCGGCGCGGCGACCACACCGAGGCACCGCAGCCCGATCTCATCCTGCTGGACCTCAACCTCCCCAAGTACGACGGCCGTCAGGTCCTGGAGAAGATCAAGTCCGACCCGGAGCTGGCCCACATCCCGGTCGTCGTCCTCACCACCTCCGCGGCCGAGGAGGACATCCTGCGCAGCTACAAGCTGCACGCCAACGCCTATGTCACCAAGCCGGTGGACCTGGACCAGTTCATCGCCGCGGTGCGTCAGATCGACGACTTCTTCGTCCAGGTCGTCCGTCTGCCACGCCACTTCTGA
- a CDS encoding TioE family transcriptional regulator → MGEKLQTEGRLRPVDLARGHGLSTQAVRNYEDAGILPAAERTPHGYRVYTRLHAGALRAFLALLPGHGHRRASAIMRAVNEGSVGDAFRLIDESHVELLEDRRTFQAVERALRDLDPSTVAEPTGGSGAGGTFIGPLAGRLGIRPATLRKWERAGLLRPRRDALTGYRVYDEAAVRDARLVHQLRRGGRLLEQIAPLIAQVREAGGLEPLEDTLRDWHGRLSARGRAMLAGAAELEAYLRERG, encoded by the coding sequence GTGGGAGAAAAGCTTCAAACCGAGGGACGACTGCGGCCGGTCGACCTGGCGCGCGGGCACGGACTGTCCACCCAGGCGGTGCGCAACTACGAGGACGCCGGCATCCTCCCGGCCGCCGAACGCACGCCTCACGGATACCGCGTCTACACCCGGCTGCACGCCGGCGCCCTGCGCGCCTTCCTGGCCCTGCTGCCGGGCCACGGCCACCGGAGGGCGTCGGCGATCATGCGGGCGGTGAACGAGGGCTCGGTCGGCGACGCGTTCCGTCTCATCGACGAGAGCCACGTCGAGCTCCTCGAGGACCGGCGGACCTTCCAGGCGGTGGAGCGGGCACTGCGCGACCTGGACCCCTCCACGGTCGCCGAGCCGACCGGCGGATCAGGGGCCGGGGGGACGTTCATCGGTCCGCTGGCCGGCAGGCTCGGGATCCGGCCGGCGACGCTGCGCAAGTGGGAGCGCGCCGGGCTGCTACGGCCGCGCCGGGACGCGCTGACCGGCTATCGCGTCTACGACGAGGCCGCCGTACGGGACGCCCGGCTGGTCCACCAGCTCCGGCGCGGCGGCCGTCTGCTGGAGCAGATCGCCCCGCTGATCGCCCAGGTGCGCGAGGCGGGCGGACTGGAGCCGCTGGAGGACACGCTGCGCGACTGGCACGGCCGGCTCTCCGCCCGCGGCCGGGCGATGCTGGCCGGGGCAGCGGAGCTGGAGGCGTACCTCCGCGAGCGCGGGTGA
- a CDS encoding erythromycin esterase family protein → MATDIKDTAHAVDAAALMALLPSRPRLLALGEPTHGEDFLLELRNEIFRQLVEREGYRTIALETDCLRGLVVDDYVTSGTGSLDEVMEHGFSHGWGASAANRALVRWMRAHNDGRPASDRVRFAGFDGPLEITGAASPREALTALHGYLADHGEADLLPCGARTLDRLLGDDERWTDPAAMRDPARSVGRSARADRLRLLADELVTLLDAQAPRLITATSREDWDRACLYGRTATGLLRYHHATADTSPARMTRLCMLRDSMMAHNLLASAARGPVLVHAHNSHLQREKSSMRMWEGRVEWWSAGALVGARLGQEYAFVATALGTIRHQGVDTPSEDTVEGLLYTLPRDACLIGSRRLSEALGDTLPAPRVSPWFGYAPFDPAHAAGIDALMFVKDVPRSWPPPSPGRSNSR, encoded by the coding sequence ATGGCGACTGACATCAAGGACACCGCCCACGCCGTCGACGCTGCCGCCCTCATGGCACTGCTCCCGTCCCGGCCCCGGCTGCTCGCCCTGGGCGAGCCCACGCACGGCGAGGACTTCCTGCTGGAACTGCGCAACGAGATCTTCCGGCAGCTCGTCGAGCGCGAGGGGTACCGCACGATCGCGCTCGAGACCGACTGCCTCCGGGGCCTGGTGGTGGACGACTACGTCACCTCGGGGACGGGCAGCCTCGACGAGGTCATGGAGCACGGGTTCAGCCACGGCTGGGGTGCGTCCGCGGCCAATCGCGCACTCGTGCGCTGGATGCGCGCCCACAACGACGGCCGGCCCGCGTCGGATCGGGTCCGTTTCGCGGGCTTCGACGGCCCGCTGGAGATCACCGGCGCCGCGAGCCCCCGTGAGGCCCTCACCGCACTGCACGGCTACCTCGCGGACCATGGGGAGGCGGACCTGCTTCCGTGCGGCGCGCGGACGCTCGACCGGCTGCTCGGCGACGACGAGCGGTGGACCGACCCGGCCGCGATGAGGGACCCGGCCCGGTCGGTGGGCCGGTCGGCCCGGGCGGACCGGCTGCGGCTGCTGGCCGACGAGCTGGTGACACTGCTCGACGCGCAGGCACCCCGGCTGATCACGGCGACCTCGCGGGAGGACTGGGACCGGGCGTGCCTGTACGGGCGCACGGCGACCGGTCTGCTGCGCTACCACCACGCGACGGCGGACACCTCACCGGCCCGCATGACGCGCCTGTGCATGCTGCGGGACTCGATGATGGCCCACAACCTCCTCGCTTCGGCCGCCCGGGGCCCGGTTCTCGTCCACGCCCACAACTCCCATCTGCAGCGGGAGAAGAGCTCCATGCGGATGTGGGAGGGAAGGGTGGAGTGGTGGAGCGCCGGTGCGCTGGTGGGCGCCCGGCTCGGTCAGGAGTACGCCTTCGTGGCCACGGCCCTCGGCACGATCCGTCACCAGGGAGTGGACACACCGTCCGAGGACACCGTCGAGGGTCTCCTGTACACCCTCCCGCGGGACGCCTGCCTCATCGGCTCTCGGCGCCTGTCCGAAGCGCTCGGCGACACGCTGCCGGCGCCTCGCGTGTCCCCGTGGTTCGGCTACGCCCCGTTCGACCCGGCCCACGCGGCGGGCATCGACGCCCTGATGTTCGTCAAGGACGTCCCGCGGAGCTGGCCGCCGCCGTCTCCCGGTCGGTCGAACTCCCGTTAG
- a CDS encoding LLM class flavin-dependent oxidoreductase, with protein sequence MPQSPPPSFGIMTAPMQVDYHDVLRVWREADTVPAIEHAWLFDHLMPIGGDPGGPAHEGWTLLAALAAQTRRLRLGVMVTSNRFRPPAMLAKIATTVDIVSGGRLDFGIGVGSRPDHPLARREYEAHGLPFHDPAHAVESLAEACGLIKRLWTEEKPFDHHGTHHHLTGAFANPKPVQRPHPPILIGGRSSATLRIVARHADLWNIPGGDIDDVIRRSALLDRYCAEIDRDPAEITRSIHVPVSYDRPGATREAITEATDAGFTHIVLGLPSPYPAHVAQWVADELIGPSARPVTSSRTRTPPPR encoded by the coding sequence ATGCCGCAAAGCCCCCCGCCCAGTTTCGGGATCATGACCGCGCCCATGCAGGTCGACTACCACGACGTCCTGCGGGTCTGGCGCGAGGCGGACACCGTTCCCGCCATCGAGCACGCCTGGCTCTTCGACCACCTCATGCCGATCGGCGGTGACCCCGGAGGGCCGGCCCACGAAGGCTGGACCCTGCTCGCGGCGCTGGCCGCGCAGACCCGACGGCTACGGCTCGGCGTCATGGTGACCAGCAACCGCTTCCGGCCACCCGCGATGCTGGCCAAGATCGCCACGACCGTCGACATCGTCTCCGGCGGCCGGCTCGACTTCGGCATCGGCGTCGGCTCCCGCCCAGACCACCCCCTGGCCAGACGCGAGTACGAGGCCCACGGCCTGCCCTTCCACGACCCCGCCCACGCCGTGGAGAGCCTCGCCGAGGCCTGCGGGCTCATCAAGCGCCTGTGGACCGAGGAGAAGCCCTTCGACCACCACGGCACCCACCACCACCTCACCGGCGCCTTCGCCAACCCCAAGCCGGTCCAGCGCCCCCACCCGCCGATCCTCATCGGGGGTCGCTCGTCCGCGACCCTGCGCATCGTCGCCCGGCACGCCGACCTGTGGAACATCCCCGGTGGCGACATCGACGACGTGATCCGTCGCAGCGCCCTGCTGGACCGCTACTGCGCGGAGATCGACCGCGACCCCGCCGAGATCACCCGCTCGATCCACGTGCCGGTCTCCTACGACCGTCCCGGCGCCACCCGTGAGGCGATCACCGAGGCGACCGACGCGGGCTTCACCCACATCGTCCTCGGCCTGCCCTCGCCCTACCCCGCCCACGTCGCCCAGTGGGTCGCCGACGAACTCATCGGCCCCTCGGCCCGCCCGGTCACTTCCAGCCGTACGCGTACGCCGCCACCCAGGTGA
- a CDS encoding CHASE3 domain-containing protein yields the protein MTLLVVIGSVVGAHLLGRTAEASDLLLRRIQPAQTEAYRLQTALVNQETGLRGYAITADRQFLAPYTQGKKDEADSAARLRGFLGDRPELLADLKAIEIQAADWRRTYAEPLAASVTPGRPEPLNQRKADQGKKEFDRLRTLWSRQDTDLTKAVEQGRSHLAHERAVRNSVLGGMLAIFLLAGVACAVLVRILVTRPLEALRTASMRVSGGDFAHVITGGGPADLTAVSNAVEGMRWHIVAELEASREQQRELTRQAADLDEQAVELRRSNAELEQFAYVASHDLQEPLRKVASFCQLLEKRYGDVLDDRGRQYVDFAVDGARRMQVLINDLLTFSRVGRVNDARVPVGLDQALDKALANLGTAVEESGARVDRPEHLPEVVGDPTLLAMLWQNLVGNALKFRRPDRAPHVSITCAADPDEPDSLLVAVTDNGIGIPEQFTEKVFIIFQRLHGRDAYGGTGIGLALCKKIVEQHGGKIWIDTTYTDGTRFCFTLPSIAESPEDSGIGTEEKVLT from the coding sequence ATGACGCTGCTGGTGGTGATCGGCAGCGTGGTCGGCGCCCATCTGCTCGGCCGGACGGCGGAGGCGAGCGACCTGCTGCTGCGCCGCATCCAGCCCGCCCAGACCGAGGCGTACCGACTCCAGACCGCGCTGGTCAACCAGGAGACGGGCCTGCGCGGCTACGCGATCACCGCCGACCGGCAGTTCCTCGCCCCGTACACCCAGGGCAAGAAGGACGAGGCCGACTCGGCCGCGCGGTTGCGCGGGTTCCTCGGCGACCGGCCCGAACTGCTGGCGGACCTGAAGGCGATCGAGATCCAGGCGGCCGACTGGCGCCGTACCTACGCCGAACCCCTGGCGGCCTCGGTCACTCCGGGCCGTCCCGAACCGCTGAACCAGCGGAAGGCCGACCAGGGCAAGAAGGAGTTCGACCGGCTGCGCACTCTGTGGAGCAGGCAGGACACCGACCTGACGAAGGCCGTGGAGCAGGGCCGTTCCCATCTCGCCCATGAGCGGGCGGTGCGCAACTCGGTCCTGGGCGGCATGCTGGCAATCTTCCTGCTGGCCGGAGTCGCCTGCGCGGTCCTGGTCCGGATCCTGGTGACCCGGCCTCTGGAGGCTCTGCGCACGGCGTCGATGCGAGTGTCGGGAGGTGACTTCGCCCATGTCATCACCGGCGGCGGTCCGGCCGACCTGACCGCGGTGAGCAACGCCGTGGAGGGCATGCGCTGGCACATCGTGGCCGAACTCGAGGCCTCACGCGAACAGCAGCGGGAACTGACCCGGCAGGCCGCCGACCTGGACGAGCAGGCCGTGGAGCTGCGCCGCTCCAACGCGGAACTGGAGCAGTTCGCCTATGTCGCCTCGCACGATCTGCAGGAGCCGTTGCGCAAGGTCGCCTCGTTCTGCCAGCTGCTGGAGAAGCGTTACGGCGACGTCCTCGACGACCGCGGCCGGCAGTACGTCGACTTCGCCGTCGACGGGGCCCGGCGCATGCAGGTCCTCATCAACGACCTGCTGACCTTCTCCCGGGTCGGGCGGGTCAACGACGCCCGGGTGCCCGTCGGACTCGACCAGGCGCTGGACAAGGCGCTGGCCAACCTCGGGACGGCCGTGGAGGAGTCCGGCGCCCGCGTCGACCGTCCGGAGCACCTGCCCGAGGTCGTCGGCGACCCGACCCTGCTGGCCATGCTCTGGCAGAACCTGGTCGGCAACGCCCTGAAGTTCCGCCGGCCCGACCGCGCCCCGCACGTGTCCATCACCTGCGCAGCGGACCCCGACGAACCCGACAGCCTGCTCGTGGCCGTCACGGACAACGGCATCGGCATCCCCGAGCAGTTCACGGAGAAGGTCTTCATCATCTTCCAGCGGCTGCACGGCCGGGACGCCTACGGTGGTACGGGCATCGGTCTGGCACTGTGCAAGAAGATCGTGGAGCAACATGGTGGCAAGATCTGGATCGACACCACGTACACGGACGGCACGCGGTTCTGCTTCACCCTTCCGTCCATCGCCGAGAGCCCGGAGGATTCCGGTATCGGCACCGAGGAAAAGGTTCTGACATGA
- a CDS encoding glycoside hydrolase family 16 protein — protein sequence MGSHAAPHHRTRVLVTAASLLLVGGGLLGLPRADAAPAPADACRTTATHLPRGDCGPFWQVLAEDFNGDRVPLGSFSDCDHDVDTSAAHCGGLTGTYRDNWWAYPTGWPDTAVSRGRDVVGVYHPEDTVSVGPAANGDGRMSIRMWRPADGGPVHAAAVVPRAVMEMKYGKYSARIKVTKPAPGYKSAWLHYGGGCEMDHPEGEWTGSLSSFHHPCGGGEQGWFPGSDDWTRWHTVSTEWTPGHVRFYVDGRLTGHDTRGVPDLPLSWVLQNESALEGPGAAPGSSAQLDVTWVAAYAYGWK from the coding sequence ATGGGTTCACACGCAGCGCCGCACCACCGCACGCGGGTCCTGGTGACGGCTGCGAGCCTCCTGCTCGTCGGCGGCGGCCTCCTCGGCCTCCCCCGGGCCGACGCGGCCCCCGCTCCCGCCGACGCGTGCCGCACCACCGCCACGCACCTGCCCCGTGGTGACTGCGGGCCCTTCTGGCAGGTCCTGGCCGAGGACTTCAACGGCGACCGGGTGCCGCTGGGTTCGTTCAGCGACTGCGATCACGACGTCGACACCTCTGCGGCCCACTGCGGGGGCCTGACGGGGACGTACCGCGACAACTGGTGGGCGTATCCGACGGGTTGGCCCGACACGGCGGTCAGCCGGGGGCGGGACGTGGTCGGTGTCTACCACCCGGAGGACACCGTGAGCGTGGGTCCCGCGGCGAACGGCGACGGGCGGATGTCGATCCGGATGTGGCGGCCCGCGGACGGCGGCCCCGTGCACGCCGCGGCGGTGGTGCCGCGTGCGGTGATGGAGATGAAGTACGGCAAGTACAGCGCGCGCATCAAGGTCACGAAGCCGGCTCCCGGTTACAAGTCGGCCTGGCTGCACTACGGCGGGGGCTGCGAGATGGACCACCCCGAGGGTGAGTGGACCGGCTCCCTCAGCTCCTTCCACCATCCCTGCGGCGGCGGTGAGCAGGGCTGGTTCCCGGGGAGCGACGACTGGACGCGGTGGCACACGGTGTCCACCGAGTGGACGCCGGGCCATGTGCGGTTCTACGTCGACGGCCGGCTGACCGGTCATGACACCCGCGGGGTGCCCGATCTCCCCCTGTCCTGGGTGCTCCAGAACGAGAGCGCCCTGGAGGGACCGGGCGCGGCCCCGGGCAGCAGCGCCCAGCTCGACGTCACCTGGGTGGCGGCGTACGCGTACGGCTGGAAGTGA